The bacterium genome has a window encoding:
- a CDS encoding dihydrodipicolinate synthase family protein, with translation MRTLEGYSGRRGVSIPCVTVLDPDGNPIDADQRRLIRFLAQSGRGADVIFAMGTTGEWNVLDQARRHQVIRASVDEVHKLADRHVQSGERPVEAWVGATAPTRAETLETLELSLEIDADAVVIAPLAISDVDDPVRFLTRDVADLLDERNCCLPVFLYDNQEIAAGEVPYLRTRWVKQLSRLDFVRGIKVSAPPRKLGHYTKAARQFRDSGSFGIYVGNALYILDMMRPHEGFWGRIVEQWNRFLLHDLLPAGVITGPGNLWPREWQRAWQVASAGDVERMDQMKHLFTRFGQLYRFPEGKRSLAAHKRGLFSSGVISSDAVARGTPAMNAEQAASFDASLEVLRAEMRATLPEIWISDPQEADEQ, from the coding sequence ATGAGGACGCTCGAAGGTTATTCGGGGCGCCGCGGGGTATCGATCCCGTGTGTGACCGTACTGGATCCCGATGGAAATCCGATTGACGCAGATCAGCGCCGCCTGATCCGTTTCCTGGCGCAATCCGGCCGCGGCGCCGATGTGATTTTCGCCATGGGAACCACAGGCGAGTGGAACGTGCTCGATCAGGCGCGACGTCACCAGGTCATTCGCGCGAGCGTCGACGAAGTCCACAAGCTTGCCGATCGACACGTCCAGAGTGGCGAACGACCGGTCGAAGCGTGGGTCGGCGCGACCGCGCCCACCCGCGCCGAAACTCTGGAGACTCTGGAACTCTCCCTGGAGATCGATGCAGACGCGGTCGTGATCGCACCCCTGGCGATCTCCGACGTGGACGATCCGGTGCGTTTCCTGACCCGCGACGTGGCCGATCTCCTCGACGAGCGAAATTGCTGCCTGCCGGTTTTCCTGTACGACAATCAAGAAATCGCCGCAGGTGAAGTGCCCTACCTACGTACCCGCTGGGTCAAACAACTGAGCCGTCTCGATTTCGTGCGCGGTATCAAGGTATCGGCACCCCCGCGCAAACTCGGTCACTACACGAAGGCCGCCCGGCAGTTTCGCGACAGCGGATCGTTTGGGATCTACGTGGGCAACGCGCTGTACATCCTGGACATGATGCGCCCGCACGAGGGGTTCTGGGGGCGCATCGTCGAACAGTGGAACCGCTTTCTCCTGCACGATCTGTTGCCGGCCGGCGTGATCACCGGTCCCGGAAACCTGTGGCCGCGGGAATGGCAACGCGCGTGGCAGGTGGCCTCGGCAGGAGACGTTGAGCGCATGGATCAGATGAAGCATCTGTTCACGCGCTTCGGCCAGCTGTACCGCTTTCCCGAGGGCAAGCGCAGCCTGGCTGCTCACAAGCGTGGACTTTTCAGCAGTGGAGTCATCTCGAGCGACGCCGTGGCGCGCGGAACGCCCGCCATGAACGCGGAACAGGCCGCGAGCTTCGACGCAAGTCTCGAGGTCCTGCGCGCGGAAATGCGTGCGACTCTTCCGGAGATCTGGATTAGCGATCCACAAGAGGCAGACGAGCAATGA
- a CDS encoding ABC transporter permease, with translation MSQHTSSQKFLARVWRDFKGRRAAFASLCMVIAMGVVALSADFIANEKPYYIEVEGEGYFPAFIDYGVWLGLRNWPRPLLNADFKRLAEKSQSVIFAPIPYSPERVDIRGEVFANPSAEHLLGTDRLGRDVAAGLIHGTRISLTIGLVVVAIQATIGILLGGLAGYYGGWVDIAISRFIEMMLGIPTFFILITVAAIFPPSIFLIMVILGVTGWTGIARYIRSEFLRVRAMEFVEAARSLGSTDARVMFRHILPNAIAPVLVAMAFGVAGAIMAESSLSFLGIGVPAHVVTWGSILAEARANTFAWWLAVFPGLAIFVTVTAYNLLGDGLRDAMDPRVTGG, from the coding sequence ATGAGTCAGCACACTTCCAGCCAGAAATTTCTGGCGCGGGTCTGGCGGGACTTCAAGGGTCGGCGCGCCGCTTTTGCCAGCCTGTGCATGGTGATTGCCATGGGCGTCGTCGCCTTGAGCGCGGACTTCATCGCAAACGAAAAGCCCTACTACATCGAAGTGGAAGGCGAAGGGTACTTTCCCGCCTTCATCGACTACGGCGTTTGGCTCGGCCTGCGCAACTGGCCCCGACCTTTGCTCAACGCCGACTTCAAGAGACTCGCCGAAAAATCGCAGAGCGTGATCTTCGCGCCGATTCCGTATTCGCCCGAGCGCGTGGATATTCGCGGTGAGGTCTTCGCGAACCCTTCGGCGGAGCATCTGCTGGGAACGGATCGACTGGGGCGCGATGTAGCGGCAGGTCTGATTCACGGCACACGAATTTCGCTGACGATCGGGCTGGTCGTGGTGGCGATCCAGGCGACGATCGGAATCCTGCTCGGCGGGCTCGCCGGTTACTACGGTGGCTGGGTCGATATCGCCATCTCGCGTTTCATAGAGATGATGCTCGGTATACCCACCTTCTTTATCCTGATCACGGTCGCCGCGATCTTTCCGCCATCGATCTTCTTGATCATGGTCATTCTGGGCGTGACGGGATGGACGGGTATCGCCCGCTACATCCGCAGTGAGTTCCTCAGAGTGAGGGCCATGGAGTTCGTGGAAGCCGCGCGCAGCCTGGGCAGCACGGACGCGCGGGTCATGTTCCGCCACATCCTGCCCAATGCCATTGCGCCGGTCCTCGTGGCGATGGCCTTTGGAGTCGCCGGTGCAATCATGGCCGAGTCATCCCTGAGCTTTCTGGGAATCGGTGTTCCCGCGCACGTCGTGACATGGGGCTCGATCCTGGCTGAAGCGCGCGCCAATACGTTCGCCTGGTGGCTCGCGGTGTTCCCCGGGCTGGCGATCTTCGTCACGGTGACCGCCTACAACCTGCTGGGCGATGGCCTGCGGGACGCGATGGATCCGCGTGTGACCGGGGGCTGA
- a CDS encoding ABC transporter permease encodes MASYLLQRVILLSLTFIAITVLQFVLIHQAPGDPVEMFFSGGVAGGTEGVSPEKLADIERAKADLRQKFGLDRPLPVRYGIWLGRTLRGDFGTSFKDDRDVWTKIKERVPLTVELNIYAIVIMFALSIPLGILSATREGSLADQASTLIMFMLVSLPSFWIGTLIIIYLCGGDFYDWFPPAGVRSLQYDPNWSFLERALDRAHHLAMPVFITTYASFAFQSRVLRSSMLEVKALDYVRTARAKGVSERTVILRHILRNSIIPIVTNIGGLLPALIGGSVIVETIFSLPGLGQLSYQSVLARDYPVVLALLSISSALALIGILISDIALTLVDPRISFQRSQG; translated from the coding sequence ATGGCTTCGTATTTGCTTCAGCGCGTGATTCTGCTGAGCCTGACGTTCATCGCGATCACGGTTCTCCAGTTCGTGCTCATCCACCAGGCCCCCGGCGATCCCGTCGAAATGTTCTTTTCCGGGGGAGTTGCAGGAGGTACCGAGGGTGTCTCGCCCGAGAAGCTGGCCGATATCGAGCGCGCGAAAGCGGATCTGCGCCAGAAGTTCGGACTCGATAGGCCTCTGCCCGTTCGATACGGGATCTGGTTAGGCAGGACGCTGCGCGGTGATTTCGGCACGAGCTTCAAGGACGACCGCGACGTCTGGACCAAGATCAAAGAGCGCGTGCCGCTGACGGTCGAGCTGAACATCTACGCCATCGTGATCATGTTCGCGCTCTCGATCCCCCTTGGAATCCTGTCGGCCACGCGCGAAGGCAGCCTGGCCGACCAGGCTTCTACGCTGATCATGTTCATGCTCGTCTCTCTGCCTTCGTTCTGGATCGGAACTCTGATCATCATCTATCTGTGCGGTGGCGACTTCTACGATTGGTTCCCACCCGCGGGTGTCCGTTCGCTTCAATACGATCCAAACTGGTCCTTCCTCGAGCGCGCGCTCGACCGCGCCCATCACCTGGCTATGCCGGTATTCATCACGACCTACGCTTCATTCGCATTTCAGTCGCGAGTCCTGCGCTCGTCGATGCTGGAAGTGAAGGCGCTCGATTACGTGCGCACAGCGCGGGCCAAGGGGGTCTCCGAGCGAACCGTGATCCTGCGACACATTCTGCGCAATTCGATCATTCCGATCGTCACGAACATCGGCGGCCTGCTGCCCGCGTTGATCGGTGGCTCGGTGATCGTCGAGACGATCTTCTCACTGCCCGGGCTCGGCCAGCTCAGCTATCAGTCTGTTCTCGCGCGCGACTATCCGGTCGTACTGGCCCTGCTGTCGATCAGTTCGGCGTTGGCGTTGATCGGCATCCTGATCTCCGACATCGCACTCACACTCGTCGACCCGCGCATCAGCTTCCAGCGGAGCCAGGGATGA
- a CDS encoding response regulator — protein MSQRMKLRLLVIDDDEDICLYLKEFLTREGYRVSTITKPIDALPEIKEGRHQIVLLDVRMPGTDGVELLRQIRAIDSDICVIIMTAYPSVESAVDTMKADAFDYLRKPFDLDQLRGVIQRAVRERGLMIDAEERVNQVLGAKIRMLRKERTLTLKQLANKTALSVSLISQIELGKSAASVSTLRKLATALGVTMAYLFEGI, from the coding sequence ATGTCACAGCGGATGAAGCTGCGGCTTCTCGTCATCGACGATGACGAAGATATCTGTCTGTACCTGAAGGAATTTCTGACCCGCGAAGGCTACCGGGTCTCGACCATCACCAAACCGATCGACGCCCTTCCCGAAATCAAGGAAGGTCGCCACCAGATCGTGTTGCTCGATGTGCGCATGCCAGGAACCGACGGGGTCGAGTTGCTTCGCCAGATTCGCGCGATCGATTCCGATATTTGCGTGATCATCATGACTGCCTACCCATCGGTGGAGAGCGCCGTCGATACCATGAAGGCGGACGCTTTCGACTATCTGCGCAAACCGTTCGATCTGGATCAGTTGCGCGGTGTAATTCAGCGCGCCGTTCGCGAGCGCGGCCTGATGATCGACGCAGAAGAGCGCGTGAACCAGGTGCTCGGCGCGAAGATTCGCATGTTGCGCAAGGAGCGGACGCTGACGCTCAAGCAGCTTGCGAACAAGACGGCGCTATCGGTGAGCCTGATCTCGCAGATCGAACTTGGCAAGAGCGCGGCTTCGGTATCGACACTGCGCAAGCTGGCTACCGCCCTCGGTGTGACGATGGCCTATCTGTTCGAGGGCATCTGA
- the eno gene encoding phosphopyruvate hydratase, with product MSRIEQVSAREILDSRGNPTVEVDVKLDSGALGRAAVPSGASTGIREALELRDGGERYQGKGVANAVANVTGELAKAVKPLEIGGLKEQAALDAAMIELDGTPTKSRLGANALLGVSLAAAHAAAVDSGQSLFRWLAGSRTPSLPLPMMNILNGGAHAANKVDFQEFMILPTGAESFAESLRYGVGVFHALRDVLQQAGFATGVGDEGGFAPDLNSNEQAVEMVLRGIEAAGFRPGEDIQIGLDVAASEVHKDNQYVLYGEGVTRSCDEMIRLYEDWITRYPIVTIEDGLGETDWDGWKQLTDAIGDRVQLVGDDLFVTNPAIFRDGIQRGVANSILIKLNQIGTLTETLEALEIADDASYTTVISHRSGETEDTTIADLAAGRDAGQIKTGSLCRSDRVAKYNQLLRIEQELGPKARFRGADALRSATSVGS from the coding sequence ATGAGTCGTATCGAGCAGGTCAGCGCGCGCGAGATCCTCGACTCCCGGGGCAACCCGACAGTCGAAGTCGATGTAAAACTGGATTCCGGAGCTCTGGGGCGGGCCGCCGTGCCGTCGGGTGCTTCGACGGGCATTCGCGAGGCGCTCGAGCTTCGCGACGGCGGCGAGCGCTACCAGGGCAAGGGGGTGGCCAACGCGGTTGCCAATGTCACGGGTGAGCTTGCAAAAGCCGTGAAGCCTCTGGAGATCGGAGGTCTCAAAGAACAAGCGGCGCTCGATGCGGCGATGATCGAACTCGATGGAACACCGACCAAATCGCGCCTGGGAGCGAACGCACTCCTGGGGGTCTCACTGGCCGCCGCGCACGCGGCGGCAGTGGATTCCGGCCAATCGCTATTCCGCTGGCTCGCCGGGTCTCGGACGCCATCGCTGCCCCTGCCGATGATGAACATTCTCAACGGAGGTGCCCACGCTGCGAACAAGGTCGATTTCCAGGAGTTCATGATCCTGCCTACGGGCGCCGAGAGTTTCGCCGAGAGCCTGCGTTACGGCGTCGGCGTGTTTCACGCATTGCGCGACGTTCTACAGCAGGCGGGGTTCGCCACTGGAGTCGGAGACGAAGGCGGTTTTGCGCCGGATCTCAATTCGAACGAGCAGGCGGTGGAAATGGTCTTGCGGGGTATCGAGGCGGCCGGTTTCCGACCTGGTGAGGATATTCAGATCGGTCTGGATGTCGCGGCGAGCGAGGTTCATAAGGACAACCAGTACGTGCTTTACGGCGAGGGTGTTACGCGCTCGTGCGACGAGATGATCCGTCTGTACGAGGATTGGATCACACGTTATCCGATCGTGACGATCGAAGATGGTCTGGGCGAGACCGACTGGGATGGTTGGAAGCAACTGACCGACGCGATTGGGGATCGCGTGCAACTCGTGGGCGACGATCTCTTCGTCACCAATCCGGCCATATTCCGGGATGGTATACAGCGCGGAGTCGCGAACTCGATCCTCATCAAGCTGAATCAGATCGGAACGCTGACCGAAACGCTCGAGGCGCTCGAGATCGCCGACGACGCCAGCTACACGACCGTAATCTCACACCGCTCTGGCGAGACTGAAGACACGACGATCGCCGATCTGGCTGCTGGCCGAGATGCAGGACAGATCAAGACCGGCTCACTGTGCCGTTCCGATCGCGTTGCGAAGTACAACCAACTACTGCGCATCGAACAGGAGTTGGGGCCGAAGGCTCGCTTCCGAGGTGCCGATGCTCTCCGCTCGGCGACTTCGGTGGGTTCGTGA
- a CDS encoding ABC transporter ATP-binding protein — MSSPLSATGLSHAYGSSRVLRDVDFSFASGKLVIVVGPNGSGKTTLARILSGVLKPQSGRVLLDGQELATLSHRKIAQSLAVVPQDTSIPFPYSVEEMVAMGRAPFLGALGRESEVDRQTVAGALAELDLVDLYQRDYSTLSGGEKQRVLLARARAQDTDKLLLDEPTAHMDIGHRLHCFEWLRSWLDAAHGLRSAAVITHDLMLAAHFADTLVLLHHGSVVCSGPAETVLTRQRIAEVYGVDARVDRDPEGNLRVTPLGTRPDRAED; from the coding sequence GTGAGTTCTCCTCTTTCGGCAACGGGCTTGAGTCACGCCTATGGAAGTTCCCGCGTATTGCGCGACGTGGACTTCAGCTTTGCATCCGGGAAACTCGTGATCGTGGTTGGGCCCAATGGTTCCGGCAAGACGACGCTGGCGCGTATTCTCTCGGGCGTGCTGAAGCCGCAGTCCGGTCGCGTTCTGCTCGACGGGCAGGAGTTGGCGACTCTCTCGCATCGGAAGATCGCACAGAGCCTAGCGGTCGTGCCCCAGGACACTTCTATTCCTTTTCCCTACAGCGTCGAAGAAATGGTGGCGATGGGCAGGGCTCCGTTTCTCGGGGCGTTGGGCCGGGAGAGTGAGGTGGATCGCCAGACTGTTGCCGGCGCACTTGCCGAACTGGACCTCGTCGATCTGTACCAGCGCGACTACAGCACGCTTTCGGGAGGCGAAAAGCAACGAGTCCTGCTGGCCCGGGCACGTGCGCAGGACACCGACAAGCTTCTGCTGGATGAGCCGACGGCACACATGGACATCGGGCACCGACTGCACTGCTTCGAGTGGCTTCGTTCCTGGCTCGATGCGGCCCACGGACTGCGCTCGGCTGCCGTCATCACGCACGATCTGATGCTGGCTGCCCATTTCGCCGACACCCTGGTATTGCTGCATCACGGCTCAGTCGTGTGCAGCGGACCCGCCGAAACGGTCCTGACCCGGCAGCGCATTGCCGAGGTCTACGGAGTGGATGCGCGCGTGGATCGCGACCCCGAGGGAAACCTGCGCGTGACTCCACTGGGAACGCGACCCGATCGGGCAGAAGACTGA
- a CDS encoding iron ABC transporter permease, with protein sequence MLVLAFLASLALGSAENPTSEIILQIRLPRTILAALVGAGLATAGALLQALLQNPLADPYVLGISGGAALGGVLALAFGLGVGVGALTVPGVAFIGALVATALLYLVAGAGGRAPAHSLLLTGVVFNAFASSLIVFATTASDLSRVAGVFLWLIGSIRLVDPTMIGAVAVLLLLGLSVGMYYAYPLNLLSQGDDTAANLGVDVRRTRKRILFATALMIGASVSVSGLIGFVGLIVPHLLRLLIGSDNRLLVPASALLGAAFLVATDAVARTILAPTELPVGAITALFGGPLFLVLLRRELARRVT encoded by the coding sequence ATGCTCGTGCTCGCCTTCCTGGCGAGTCTCGCGCTCGGTTCGGCGGAGAACCCCACGAGTGAGATCATCCTACAGATTCGCCTGCCGCGCACGATCCTGGCGGCGCTGGTCGGTGCAGGCCTGGCGACGGCCGGAGCGCTCCTGCAGGCCTTGCTGCAGAATCCGCTCGCCGACCCGTACGTGTTGGGCATTTCCGGGGGGGCAGCGTTGGGTGGAGTACTGGCGTTGGCCTTCGGATTGGGTGTCGGAGTTGGCGCGCTCACGGTTCCGGGGGTCGCCTTTATCGGGGCGCTCGTCGCGACGGCTCTCTTGTATCTCGTCGCCGGTGCGGGCGGGCGCGCACCGGCGCACAGCCTCTTGTTGACGGGAGTCGTGTTCAACGCCTTCGCGTCTTCACTGATCGTGTTCGCGACCACGGCGAGTGACCTGAGCCGCGTCGCGGGGGTTTTCCTGTGGCTGATCGGGTCGATCCGACTGGTCGATCCGACGATGATTGGCGCCGTTGCCGTGCTGCTCCTGCTCGGGCTCTCGGTCGGTATGTACTACGCCTATCCGCTCAATCTCCTTTCGCAAGGAGACGACACTGCGGCCAATCTCGGCGTCGATGTGCGAAGAACGCGGAAGCGAATCCTGTTTGCGACCGCCCTGATGATAGGCGCGTCCGTTTCGGTATCGGGCCTGATCGGCTTCGTAGGGCTGATCGTTCCCCACCTATTGAGACTGTTGATTGGTTCCGACAACCGCCTGCTCGTGCCCGCTTCGGCATTGCTAGGCGCAGCCTTTCTCGTGGCGACCGATGCCGTCGCGCGCACGATTCTGGCTCCGACTGAACTTCCAGTCGGAGCAATTACCGCACTCTTCGGCGGCCCGCTATTCCTGGTTCTGCTGCGTCGCGAACTGGCGAGGCGAGTGACGTGA
- a CDS encoding ABC transporter substrate-binding protein, with protein sequence MLRQSLAGLMLWLALGCSPESIPADSGLRVISLSPSITAIVVALGATDQLVGIDRYSRDVKGVGHLPSLGGLFAPDLERAVELRPTLVLAVSSAQQTGFFAQLRARGVRVRELEPYTLGEVFESYREIGDLLDRDAEPLIARIRAELEQIRASSLNRPRPSVALVIERDPVYVAAGGTFVDELIRVAGGRNVFGDLQSRYPQVSLELLAERAPDLLIDSTVPDLDPARMAEARAHWARFNWIGRVEFIAPGVATVPGTDLAEGARLLREQIHPDLHLSQVP encoded by the coding sequence ATGCTGCGACAATCGCTCGCCGGGCTGATGCTCTGGCTCGCGCTCGGCTGCTCGCCCGAGAGCATTCCGGCGGATTCGGGTCTGCGAGTGATCTCGCTTTCTCCTTCGATCACCGCGATCGTGGTAGCGCTCGGTGCGACCGATCAACTCGTGGGAATTGATCGCTACTCCCGCGACGTGAAAGGCGTAGGGCATCTTCCCTCCCTTGGCGGACTGTTCGCGCCCGATCTGGAACGGGCGGTCGAGTTGCGGCCGACGCTCGTGCTGGCCGTTTCGAGTGCGCAACAGACCGGCTTTTTCGCGCAGCTACGCGCTCGCGGTGTGCGCGTGCGCGAACTGGAGCCGTATACACTGGGCGAAGTGTTCGAAAGTTACCGAGAGATCGGGGATCTGCTCGATCGGGATGCCGAGCCCCTGATCGCTCGCATCCGTGCCGAACTCGAACAAATCCGCGCATCGTCGCTGAATCGTCCTCGTCCGAGCGTCGCGCTCGTGATCGAACGCGATCCCGTATACGTGGCCGCCGGGGGTACTTTTGTCGATGAACTGATTCGCGTGGCGGGTGGGCGCAATGTGTTTGGCGACCTGCAGAGTCGATACCCACAGGTATCTCTCGAACTGCTCGCCGAGCGCGCGCCGGATCTCCTGATCGACTCAACGGTTCCAGATCTGGATCCGGCCCGGATGGCCGAAGCACGGGCACACTGGGCGCGTTTCAATTGGATCGGCCGGGTCGAATTCATCGCGCCGGGTGTAGCCACCGTTCCCGGTACGGACCTCGCTGAAGGTGCGCGGCTCCTGCGCGAACAGATCCACCCGGATCTCCATTTGAGTCAGGTGCCGTGA
- a CDS encoding helix-hairpin-helix domain-containing protein — MSHLIVRTGALIAALAFLWGSAGAFAVETTSDKSAVESTKPRVVGVVNVNTATPEQLGLLPGVGPARALAIVEQRKKQDGFKKLEDLTQIKGIGEKALEKIRPHAALEGKTTARITR, encoded by the coding sequence ATGAGCCATCTGATTGTTCGCACTGGGGCGCTGATCGCGGCGCTCGCGTTTCTCTGGGGTTCGGCCGGCGCGTTTGCGGTCGAGACGACATCGGACAAGTCGGCGGTCGAGTCGACAAAACCACGGGTCGTCGGGGTGGTCAATGTGAACACCGCAACCCCCGAACAACTGGGCCTGCTCCCGGGTGTGGGGCCTGCACGCGCGCTGGCCATCGTGGAACAGCGCAAGAAGCAGGACGGCTTCAAGAAGCTCGAGGACCTGACGCAGATCAAGGGAATCGGCGAGAAGGCGCTCGAGAAGATCCGCCCACACGCTGCACTTGAAGGTAAGACTACCGCTAGAATCACGCGCTGA
- a CDS encoding polyprenyl synthetase family protein, producing the protein MANDTTLDSVISFLRDDLEQVERVMREGMHSVAPLIPEIGDYTFGSGGKRIRPVMVLLASRLCGYRGPRSIQIAVAAEYLHSASLLHDDVVDGAETRRGKASVNVRFGMRLAILVGDFLYARTCQTLVEDGDSDILAIFSESIRSMAEGEVLQLSRSFDPEISESTYIDVIGRKTSSLLATAAESGAILGGVTRAERRAVREYGHEVGLAFQLVDDALDYDASGSELGKPPLADLAEGKITLPLLSTLKRCSVGERDSIISAIKTFSHTALQGKDPDAAEIARVADAVHRNNGVQHALDRASERVARARACIEPFVDCEAKDAMNQLAEFIVTRRS; encoded by the coding sequence TTGGCAAACGACACTACCCTCGACTCTGTTATCTCGTTCCTGCGAGACGATCTCGAACAGGTCGAGCGCGTCATGCGGGAGGGTATGCACTCGGTCGCGCCCCTGATTCCCGAGATCGGGGATTATACATTCGGCAGCGGCGGCAAGCGCATTCGCCCGGTCATGGTCCTGTTGGCCTCCCGCCTGTGCGGTTATCGCGGCCCGCGCTCGATCCAGATTGCCGTAGCAGCGGAATATTTGCACAGCGCCTCCCTGCTGCACGACGACGTGGTCGACGGAGCGGAAACGCGCCGCGGCAAGGCGAGCGTCAATGTTCGCTTCGGCATGCGCCTCGCAATCCTCGTCGGTGATTTTCTGTACGCGCGCACCTGCCAGACGCTGGTCGAAGACGGCGATAGCGACATCCTGGCGATCTTTTCCGAGAGCATCCGCTCCATGGCAGAGGGCGAGGTGCTTCAGCTGTCGCGCAGCTTCGATCCGGAGATCAGCGAGTCCACCTACATCGATGTAATCGGTCGCAAGACGTCCAGCCTCCTGGCCACTGCGGCTGAATCCGGCGCGATCCTCGGCGGCGTTACGCGGGCCGAACGGCGAGCCGTCCGCGAGTACGGACACGAGGTCGGGTTGGCTTTTCAGTTGGTCGATGACGCATTGGATTACGACGCGTCGGGGAGCGAGCTGGGCAAGCCCCCGCTGGCCGATCTGGCAGAGGGCAAGATCACGCTTCCGCTTCTATCGACGCTCAAGCGCTGTAGCGTCGGGGAGCGCGACTCGATCATCTCGGCAATCAAGACCTTTTCCCATACCGCGCTACAGGGCAAGGATCCCGACGCGGCAGAGATCGCACGTGTCGCCGACGCCGTGCACCGAAACAACGGCGTGCAGCACGCACTCGATCGCGCCAGCGAACGTGTAGCCCGTGCCAGAGCTTGCATCGAACCGTTTGTCGACTGCGAAGCAAAGGACGCAATGAACCAACTGGCCGAGTTCATCGTCACTCGCCGCAGTTAG
- a CDS encoding 8-amino-7-oxononanoate synthase, whose translation MSKQIRQKPLENQSVNRFSRSGVGIPSDGLDAALEAELAELRDADLYRSLRRVSGLQGPRMRVDGRDVLMFAGANYLGLAGDPRVIRAGVEAAEAHGCAAAGSRLINGNLELHEALEQELATFTGRDAGLVYSSGYMANVGVITALAGPDDVIVSDALNHASTIDACRLSRAQTRVFRHNDPADLARVAAGLSGFRRRILVADGVYSMDGDMARLREMIPIAREHDMVCVLDDAHGLGVLGDLGRGVEEVEGVSVDVSIGNLGKALGSFGAFVTCSERMREYLINVSRPFIFTCAVAPSALGAARESLRLLRTEPERRARLHTRAEQLRNLLRDAGFDTGASTTHIVPAIVGENDTVMRLCEAGLERGIYAQGIRYPSVPRGSARIRFTPMAEHTQEDIERVAKTFAELL comes from the coding sequence TTGTCAAAACAGATAAGGCAGAAACCCCTGGAAAATCAATCAGTTAATAGGTTTTCACGGTCCGGAGTAGGAATTCCCTCAGACGGGCTGGACGCGGCGCTCGAGGCCGAACTCGCAGAGCTTCGGGATGCAGATCTGTATCGCAGCCTGCGCCGGGTCTCAGGCCTGCAGGGTCCGCGCATGCGCGTCGACGGACGCGATGTCCTGATGTTCGCCGGGGCAAACTACCTCGGGCTGGCGGGCGATCCGCGGGTGATCCGGGCGGGCGTGGAAGCCGCCGAGGCCCACGGCTGTGCCGCAGCGGGATCGCGCCTGATCAACGGCAATCTGGAACTGCACGAGGCCCTCGAGCAAGAACTTGCCACCTTCACCGGGCGCGACGCGGGTCTGGTCTATAGCAGCGGCTACATGGCCAACGTCGGCGTGATCACCGCCCTGGCCGGGCCCGATGACGTAATCGTGAGTGACGCACTCAATCACGCCAGCACGATCGACGCCTGCCGTCTGAGCCGCGCCCAGACACGCGTTTTCCGACACAACGACCCCGCCGATCTGGCACGGGTGGCGGCCGGACTCTCCGGTTTTCGCCGGCGCATCCTGGTCGCAGATGGCGTCTACAGCATGGACGGGGACATGGCGCGTTTGCGAGAGATGATCCCGATCGCGCGCGAACACGACATGGTCTGCGTACTCGACGACGCGCACGGCCTGGGAGTGCTTGGAGACCTCGGGCGCGGAGTCGAGGAAGTCGAAGGCGTTTCGGTCGACGTCTCGATCGGAAACCTGGGCAAGGCGCTAGGCAGTTTCGGAGCCTTCGTGACCTGCTCTGAACGCATGCGCGAATACCTGATCAACGTGTCGCGCCCATTCATCTTCACGTGCGCCGTCGCACCGTCGGCACTCGGCGCTGCACGGGAGTCGCTGCGCCTGCTGAGAACGGAACCCGAGCGGCGGGCCCGCTTGCACACGCGTGCCGAGCAGCTGCGCAACCTGCTGCGAGACGCGGGTTTCGACACGGGTGCGAGTACCACTCATATCGTTCCGGCAATTGTCGGTGAAAATGACACGGTCATGCGCCTGTGCGAAGCCGGCCTGGAACGCGGCATCTACGCGCAGGGAATCCGTTACCCATCGGTTCCGCGCGGCTCAGCTCGTATCCGCTTCACGCCCATGGCCGAGCACACGCAAGAAGACATCGAACGCGTCGCAAAAACCTTCGCGGAGCTTCTCTGA